A single window of Acetohalobium arabaticum DSM 5501 DNA harbors:
- the elbB gene encoding isoprenoid biosynthesis glyoxalase ElbB, with protein MAKVGVLLSGCGVQDGSEIHEAVLTMLHLDKNGQEIIPIAPNILQSQVIDHLTGDEMERENRDVLVEAARIARGDIRTIKAEVTDQLDGLILPGGAGAVKNLTNYALMPEECKINQQTEQLIIEMIETNRPVGAICIAPLVVARALADTDQQPKVTVGAASEPAKYIEDKLDAVHVEAAVDEVVVDDELKILTTPAYMLAESIAEAEEGIAKLVARMADLI; from the coding sequence GTGGCTAAAGTAGGAGTTTTGCTGAGCGGTTGTGGTGTTCAAGATGGTTCTGAAATCCATGAAGCAGTCTTGACTATGCTGCATTTGGATAAAAATGGCCAGGAGATTATTCCGATTGCTCCTAATATATTACAGTCCCAGGTAATAGACCATCTGACAGGCGACGAGATGGAACGAGAGAATAGAGATGTACTGGTAGAAGCAGCCCGGATTGCCCGGGGCGATATTAGAACAATTAAAGCTGAAGTTACTGATCAGCTTGATGGCTTAATCCTACCCGGCGGAGCAGGTGCAGTTAAGAATTTGACTAATTATGCCTTAATGCCGGAAGAATGTAAGATTAATCAACAGACAGAGCAGTTAATAATAGAGATGATCGAAACTAACAGGCCGGTGGGGGCTATCTGTATTGCTCCGTTGGTAGTGGCCCGTGCTTTAGCTGATACTGACCAGCAGCCTAAGGTGACTGTAGGAGCCGCATCTGAGCCGGCTAAATATATTGAAGATAAACTGGATGCAGTCCATGTTGAGGCTGCAGTGGATGAGGTAGTAGTTGATGATGAGTTGAAGATTCTCACTACACCGGCTTATATGCTGGCAGAATCGATTGCTGAAGCAGAAGAAGGGATAGCTAAGCTGGTAGCTAGAATGGCGGATTTAATCTAG
- a CDS encoding ribbon-helix-helix protein, CopG family has product MISLPDSLLEKVDGVAEQENQNRSEFVRKAMKLYIAELRKEEIKQEMKQGYLEMGNINLEIAEDNIRIENRDFSKYEANIAECE; this is encoded by the coding sequence ATGATTAGCTTGCCGGATAGTTTATTAGAAAAGGTAGATGGGGTTGCCGAACAAGAGAATCAAAACCGCAGTGAGTTTGTGCGTAAAGCTATGAAGCTCTATATTGCTGAGCTGCGTAAAGAAGAGATTAAACAGGAGATGAAGCAGGGCTATTTAGAAATGGGGAATATTAATTTAGAAATAGCAGAAGATAATATCAGGATAGAGAATAGAGACTTTTCAAAGTATGAAGCTAATATTGCGGAGTGTGAATAG
- a CDS encoding CBS domain-containing protein: MLAEDIMTEDVITVNQDDTIKDVARLLSDNEISGLPVINDDGEVVGIITEQDLIIRDKKLHFPDYIYLLDSIIYLESLREFEEEFKKMIGTQVEEVMTEEVITVNQETPTDEIVELMLEHKINRVPVIDNGELVGIISRGDLVKLLAD; encoded by the coding sequence ATGTTAGCAGAGGATATAATGACTGAAGACGTGATTACTGTTAATCAGGATGATACAATTAAGGATGTAGCCCGGCTTCTATCTGATAATGAAATCAGCGGTCTGCCGGTGATTAATGATGATGGAGAAGTAGTAGGGATTATAACGGAACAGGACTTAATCATTCGGGATAAGAAGCTGCATTTTCCTGATTATATCTATCTACTGGACAGTATTATCTATTTAGAGAGTCTACGTGAGTTTGAAGAAGAGTTTAAGAAGATGATCGGTACTCAAGTAGAGGAAGTAATGACTGAAGAAGTGATTACGGTTAATCAGGAGACACCAACTGATGAAATTGTAGAATTGATGCTTGAGCATAAGATTAATCGAGTCCCGGTAATAGATAATGGAGAGTTAGTAGGGATTATCAGCCGGGGCGACTTAGTAAAATTATTAGCTGACTAG
- a CDS encoding IGHMBP2 family helicase, translated as MINLVVENLPQYVGPGDIVGAFTNEVQMDGNKIGKIDFINGTALVEVKEGIADKVVEVMDQNQVAGIEVKVYIDDDIRQKIDKINDYVTEFEQLVQMEREAEMKKHELEMKNLSGYEREEKGRAILHLRGRDQGEAFGGKKVVKFMRQRRGEELPDSEISVGDLVMLSKNQPLRDDNPTGTVAEKTKYSITVVFDENPPGFIFGKGLRADLYVNDITFQRMLDAITEVEEAEGRLAELRDKFLGLEDIEFAEQDSDVEFKNQNLNQSQKQAVRQAMAAEDFFLVHGPPGTGKTMTSIEIIRQEIGPDKNILATADSNTAVDNLVERLVRDDVEVVRVGHPVRVTPVLREHTLDYLIEDHPKYQESLKLRQEADELLDKQDDLTHPSGRWRRGMSNQQIREQAQQGSGARGVPLDKIKEMAEWLELQEEIDDLFAEMDQLEEEAVNDLLSTADVVCTTNSTAGSEVLDNFWADLLVVDEATQATEPAVLIPLTKTDRVVLAGDHKQLPPTILSERAKQQGLNYTLFERLIDMYGAKIRQMLRVQYRMNDLIMNFSNREFYNGLLESADGIGGHTLADLDVSAPNGSRPAEKALVFDQPIAFFDTQGMNAPERSKSDSTSVENPIEADLVIEIAEVAKQLDFAEEDIAVIAPYKDQVELIDDKLDLQGVEVNTVDGFQGREKEVIILSFVRSNEYGNIGFLRDLRRLNVSLTRAKRKLIMIGDASTITSNEVYERLIEYVTDEGYYYAL; from the coding sequence GTGATTAATCTTGTAGTAGAGAATCTACCTCAATATGTAGGACCTGGCGATATTGTAGGGGCTTTTACTAATGAAGTCCAGATGGACGGCAATAAGATCGGAAAGATAGATTTTATTAATGGTACAGCTTTGGTTGAAGTTAAAGAAGGTATAGCTGATAAAGTAGTGGAAGTTATGGACCAGAATCAAGTAGCAGGCATTGAAGTCAAGGTCTATATTGATGATGATATAAGACAGAAGATAGATAAGATTAATGATTATGTAACAGAGTTTGAACAGTTAGTACAGATGGAGCGAGAGGCTGAGATGAAGAAACATGAACTGGAGATGAAGAATTTAAGCGGCTATGAAAGAGAAGAAAAAGGGCGGGCGATTCTACATCTTCGCGGCCGAGACCAAGGTGAAGCCTTCGGCGGCAAGAAAGTAGTTAAGTTTATGCGGCAGCGCCGCGGCGAAGAGCTGCCTGACAGTGAAATAAGTGTCGGAGATCTAGTGATGTTAAGCAAGAATCAGCCGCTGAGGGATGATAATCCAACCGGAACAGTGGCTGAAAAGACCAAATACTCAATTACTGTTGTCTTTGATGAGAATCCACCGGGCTTTATATTTGGAAAAGGATTAAGAGCAGATTTATATGTAAATGATATTACTTTTCAGCGGATGTTAGATGCTATTACAGAGGTCGAAGAGGCTGAAGGTAGACTAGCAGAGCTGCGTGATAAGTTTCTGGGCTTAGAGGATATAGAGTTTGCAGAGCAGGATTCTGATGTAGAATTTAAGAATCAAAACTTAAATCAGTCACAGAAGCAGGCAGTAAGACAGGCTATGGCGGCTGAGGATTTCTTTTTAGTCCACGGACCGCCGGGTACTGGTAAAACGATGACTTCAATTGAAATTATTAGACAGGAGATTGGACCTGATAAGAATATTTTAGCTACAGCTGATTCCAATACAGCAGTAGATAATTTAGTAGAAAGACTGGTCCGGGACGACGTTGAAGTAGTCAGAGTCGGCCATCCGGTCCGGGTAACCCCTGTGCTGCGGGAGCATACTCTGGATTATCTGATTGAGGACCATCCTAAGTACCAAGAGTCACTTAAGCTGCGCCAGGAGGCAGATGAGCTTTTAGATAAGCAGGATGATCTGACCCATCCCAGCGGCCGCTGGAGAAGAGGAATGAGTAATCAACAGATTAGAGAGCAGGCTCAGCAGGGTTCTGGGGCCCGGGGAGTTCCGTTGGATAAGATCAAAGAGATGGCTGAATGGTTGGAATTACAGGAAGAGATTGATGATTTATTTGCTGAGATGGACCAGCTAGAGGAGGAAGCAGTGAATGATCTGTTATCTACGGCCGATGTAGTCTGTACTACTAATTCAACTGCTGGCTCTGAAGTTCTGGATAACTTCTGGGCTGATCTATTGGTTGTGGATGAAGCAACCCAGGCTACGGAACCGGCTGTGTTGATTCCATTAACTAAAACAGACCGGGTTGTTCTGGCCGGTGATCATAAACAGCTGCCGCCGACTATTCTCAGTGAACGGGCTAAACAGCAGGGACTGAATTATACCTTATTTGAACGATTAATCGATATGTATGGAGCTAAAATTCGGCAGATGCTTAGAGTACAGTATCGAATGAATGATTTAATCATGAACTTTTCTAACCGAGAATTTTATAATGGTTTACTGGAGAGTGCTGACGGCATCGGTGGACATACTTTAGCTGATCTGGATGTTTCGGCTCCTAACGGCAGTAGACCGGCCGAGAAGGCTTTAGTCTTTGACCAGCCTATTGCTTTCTTTGATACTCAGGGAATGAATGCTCCTGAACGTTCAAAGAGTGATTCAACTTCCGTAGAAAATCCTATTGAGGCTGACTTAGTAATTGAAATAGCTGAAGTGGCTAAACAGCTTGATTTTGCTGAAGAAGATATAGCAGTAATTGCCCCTTATAAGGATCAGGTGGAGTTAATCGATGATAAACTGGACTTACAGGGAGTAGAAGTTAATACTGTAGACGGCTTTCAGGGCCGGGAGAAGGAAGTTATAATTCTATCCTTTGTCCGCAGTAATGAGTACGGGAATATCGGCTTTTTACGAGACTTAAGAAGGCTGAATGTGTCTCTGACCCGGGCTAAACGTAAATTAATTATGATCGGGGATGCTTCGACTATTACTTCTAATGAAGTTTACGAACGTTTAATAGAATATGTAACAGATGAAGGCTACTATTATGCTCTGTAA